One window of Corallococcus caeni genomic DNA carries:
- a CDS encoding lysylphosphatidylglycerol synthase transmembrane domain-containing protein, whose product MKRAVNLIASLLVTVAFMWWAFRDTDVSTQIASLKAANYAWLLPYFLCLAGIHVFRTLRWGALLSGLEHVPFRKLNEASGIGFMMLLVLPFRLGEFARPFLIAQRSSIRRSAAMTSVVLERITDGLFVAALFRVLLFFIPTETPEVRYVKLGSWLMFAIFGGGLVFLLLGLWQQERTVRLVRATVGRFSPGVADKVADIVDTFVGAMRQLPDRKHVALFFLYTFVYWGLNGLGMALLARAFDCSGAAPGVACEPMNLSLFQSYIVMCVLVVGVMIPAAPGMMGTFQAATKVGLGLFLPAAMVNAHGLAYANVLWLCQTVQQIAFGLILLSISHMSFRELAGNMKKGDDTSATRSAA is encoded by the coding sequence GTGAAACGCGCCGTCAACCTCATCGCCAGCCTGCTCGTCACCGTTGCCTTCATGTGGTGGGCCTTCCGGGACACGGACGTGTCCACGCAGATCGCCAGCCTCAAGGCGGCCAACTACGCGTGGCTCCTGCCGTACTTCCTGTGCCTCGCCGGCATCCACGTCTTCCGCACGCTGCGCTGGGGCGCGTTGCTGTCGGGCCTGGAGCACGTCCCGTTCCGCAAGCTGAACGAGGCGTCCGGCATCGGCTTCATGATGCTGCTGGTGCTGCCGTTCCGCCTGGGTGAGTTCGCCCGGCCCTTCCTCATCGCCCAGCGCAGCTCCATCCGGCGCAGCGCGGCCATGACGTCCGTGGTGCTGGAGCGCATCACGGACGGCCTCTTCGTCGCGGCCCTGTTCCGCGTGCTGCTCTTCTTCATCCCCACGGAGACCCCCGAGGTCCGGTACGTGAAGCTGGGCTCGTGGCTGATGTTCGCCATCTTCGGCGGCGGCCTGGTGTTCCTGCTGCTGGGCCTGTGGCAGCAGGAGCGCACGGTGCGGCTGGTGCGCGCCACCGTGGGCCGCTTCTCCCCGGGCGTCGCGGACAAGGTGGCGGACATCGTGGACACCTTCGTGGGGGCCATGCGCCAGCTGCCCGACCGCAAGCACGTCGCCCTCTTCTTCCTCTACACGTTCGTCTACTGGGGGCTGAACGGTCTGGGCATGGCGCTGCTCGCGCGCGCGTTCGACTGCTCCGGCGCGGCGCCGGGCGTCGCCTGCGAGCCCATGAACCTGTCGCTGTTCCAGTCCTACATCGTGATGTGCGTGCTGGTGGTGGGCGTGATGATCCCCGCCGCGCCCGGGATGATGGGCACCTTCCAGGCCGCGACCAAGGTGGGCCTGGGGCTGTTCCTGCCCGCCGCGATGGTGAACGCGCACGGGCTCGCGTACGCGAACGTGCTGTGGCTTTGCCAGACGGTGCAGCAGATCGCCTTCGGCCTCATCCTGCTGTCCATCAGCCACATGTCCTTCCGCGAACTGGCGGGGAACATGAAGAAGGGCGACGACACCTCGGCCACCCGCTCGGCGGCCTGA
- a CDS encoding ribbon-helix-helix domain-containing protein yields MQDGSASPLSPDAPSSPSAVEPGEVRSPEADIVSTHVLVPEEQVHKLRELARRTRIHQSEYLREAVEDLLSKYGRMPAKTEGES; encoded by the coding sequence ATGCAGGATGGAAGCGCCAGCCCGCTGAGCCCCGACGCTCCGTCGTCCCCGTCCGCGGTGGAACCCGGTGAGGTCCGAAGCCCCGAGGCCGACATCGTCTCCACCCACGTCCTCGTCCCCGAGGAGCAGGTGCACAAGCTGCGCGAGCTGGCGCGGCGCACCCGCATCCACCAGAGCGAGTACCTGCGCGAGGCCGTGGAGGACCTGCTGTCGAAGTACGGCCGCATGCCCGCCAAGACGGAAGGCGAGTCGTGA
- a CDS encoding TMEM165/GDT1 family protein has translation MEAIVGSFVLVAASEMGDKTQLLAFSLASRFRKPWVVLGGIFVATVANHALASSVGTWVSTHVPARVMALILAVLFLGFGLWTLKPDTLDEDGGKPPRFGAFLTTVALFFMAEMGDKTQLATMAVAARYQAPVLVTLGTTAGMLVSDGLAVFLGDRLSGRVNMKYVRWVTAALFFLFGFVSLWTAWRG, from the coding sequence TTGGAAGCCATCGTGGGTTCATTCGTCCTCGTCGCCGCCAGTGAGATGGGCGACAAGACGCAGCTGCTGGCGTTCTCGCTGGCGTCCAGGTTCCGCAAGCCGTGGGTGGTGCTGGGTGGCATCTTCGTGGCCACCGTGGCCAACCACGCGCTCGCGTCGTCGGTGGGCACGTGGGTGTCCACGCATGTCCCCGCGCGGGTGATGGCGCTGATCCTGGCGGTGCTGTTCCTGGGCTTCGGCCTGTGGACGCTCAAGCCGGACACGCTGGACGAGGACGGCGGCAAGCCCCCGCGCTTCGGCGCCTTCCTCACCACGGTGGCGCTCTTCTTCATGGCGGAGATGGGGGACAAGACGCAGCTGGCCACCATGGCGGTGGCCGCGCGCTACCAGGCCCCGGTGCTGGTGACGCTGGGCACCACCGCGGGGATGCTGGTGTCGGACGGCCTGGCGGTGTTCCTGGGCGACCGGCTGTCCGGGCGGGTGAACATGAAGTACGTGCGCTGGGTGACGGCCGCGCTCTTCTTCCTGTTCGGCTTCGTGTCGCTCTGGACGGCCTGGCGCGGCTGA
- a CDS encoding NAD(P)-dependent alcohol dehydrogenase, which produces MPTTSAYAAPSAKAALGPFTLERREPRPQDVLIDIQYCGVCHSDIHQARDEWGGALFPMVPGHEIVGKVSKVGSAVTAFKVGDAVGVGCFVDSCRECPQCLKGEEQYCERGSVNTYNGRDYEGQPTYGGYSTHITVDAKYVLRIPEGIPLDRAAPLLCAGITTYSPLRYYGVKAGSKLAVVGLGGLGHMAVKLGKALGAEVTVLSTSPSKRDDALALGAAHFAATSDKQTFKTLRRSFDFVLDTVSAQHDYNAYLSLLKTDGTMIIVGAPETPTPLAAFSLIPRRLKLGGSMIGGIRETQEMLDFCAKHQVASDVEVIPIQKINEAYERMLKNDVRYRFVIDTASLKAK; this is translated from the coding sequence TTGCCCACCACTTCCGCCTATGCCGCCCCCAGCGCGAAGGCCGCGCTCGGCCCCTTCACCCTGGAGCGCCGCGAGCCGCGCCCCCAGGACGTGCTCATCGACATCCAGTACTGCGGCGTGTGCCACTCCGACATCCACCAGGCCCGCGACGAGTGGGGCGGCGCCCTCTTCCCGATGGTGCCGGGCCACGAGATCGTCGGGAAGGTGTCGAAGGTGGGCAGCGCCGTCACCGCGTTCAAGGTGGGGGACGCCGTGGGCGTGGGCTGCTTCGTGGACTCCTGCCGCGAGTGCCCCCAGTGCCTCAAGGGCGAGGAGCAGTACTGCGAGCGCGGCTCGGTGAACACCTACAACGGCCGCGACTACGAGGGGCAGCCCACCTACGGCGGCTACTCCACCCACATCACCGTGGACGCGAAGTACGTGCTGCGCATCCCGGAGGGCATCCCCCTGGACCGCGCCGCGCCGCTCCTGTGCGCGGGCATCACCACGTACTCGCCCCTGCGCTACTACGGCGTGAAGGCGGGCAGCAAGCTGGCCGTCGTGGGCCTGGGCGGCCTGGGCCACATGGCCGTGAAGCTGGGCAAGGCGCTGGGCGCGGAGGTGACGGTGCTCAGCACCTCGCCGTCCAAGCGCGATGACGCGCTCGCCCTGGGCGCCGCGCACTTCGCCGCCACGTCCGACAAACAGACGTTCAAGACGCTGCGGCGGTCCTTCGACTTCGTGCTCGACACCGTCTCCGCGCAGCACGACTACAACGCGTACCTGAGCCTGCTGAAGACGGACGGCACGATGATCATCGTCGGCGCGCCGGAGACGCCGACGCCCCTGGCGGCCTTCTCGCTCATCCCCCGCCGGCTCAAGCTGGGCGGCTCGATGATTGGCGGCATCCGGGAGACGCAGGAGATGCTCGACTTCTGCGCGAAGCACCAGGTCGCCTCCGACGTGGAGGTCATCCCCATCCAGAAGATCAACGAGGCCTACGAGCGCATGCTCAAGAACGACGTGCGCTACCGCTTCGTCATCGACACGGCGAGCCTGAAGGCGAAGTAG
- a CDS encoding DUF1579 domain-containing protein yields MSQERLQQSLSAGPHHLLSQLVGAWEGVARTWFEPDKVADESPITGSFQSVLDGRFVVHQYTSAMGDTPLTGIATLGYHLDGRHFTMSWVDTFHVGTDIMTLQGEAGVGDRISVLGSYRTGDDSPRWGWRVDIQVTGPDALVVTHFNIEPGAAPQKAIEIQYKRRD; encoded by the coding sequence ATGAGCCAGGAACGCCTGCAGCAATCCCTGTCCGCCGGTCCCCATCACCTCCTCTCCCAGCTGGTTGGCGCATGGGAGGGCGTGGCGCGCACGTGGTTCGAGCCCGACAAGGTGGCGGACGAGTCGCCCATCACCGGCAGCTTCCAGAGCGTGCTCGACGGGCGCTTCGTGGTGCACCAGTACACGTCCGCGATGGGGGACACGCCGCTGACCGGGATCGCGACGCTGGGCTACCACCTGGACGGGCGGCACTTCACCATGTCGTGGGTGGACACCTTCCACGTCGGCACGGACATCATGACGCTGCAGGGAGAGGCCGGGGTGGGTGACCGCATCTCCGTGCTCGGCAGCTACCGCACGGGGGACGACTCTCCCCGCTGGGGCTGGCGCGTGGACATCCAGGTGACCGGCCCGGATGCGCTGGTCGTCACGCACTTCAATATCGAGCCCGGAGCGGCGCCGCAGAAGGCCATTGAAATCCAGTACAAGCGCCGGGACTGA
- a CDS encoding class I SAM-dependent methyltransferase — MSQEDRQRWNDRYQQAALPREPSDFLRSLADRLPREGRALDLAGGPGQDACWLARRGLDVTLVDISDVALAQAEVLARDAGVSLTCLRLDLEAGALPPGPFDLVVCLNYLWRPLFTAVPRLLAPGGLFVFAQPTRSNLQRHPHPSARFLLDDGELPTLLQGLQSLSLTEGWTDAGRHEARVLARRPVNDSQG, encoded by the coding sequence ATGTCCCAGGAGGATCGTCAGCGCTGGAACGACCGCTACCAGCAGGCCGCCCTGCCGCGGGAGCCATCCGACTTCCTCCGCTCGCTCGCGGACCGGCTGCCCCGGGAAGGCCGGGCGCTCGACCTGGCCGGTGGGCCGGGCCAGGACGCGTGCTGGCTCGCGCGACGCGGGCTGGACGTGACCCTGGTGGACATCTCCGACGTGGCGCTGGCACAGGCGGAAGTCCTGGCGCGCGACGCGGGCGTCTCCCTCACGTGCCTGCGCCTGGACCTGGAGGCCGGAGCGCTGCCTCCCGGTCCGTTCGACCTCGTCGTGTGCTTGAACTACCTCTGGCGGCCGCTCTTCACCGCCGTGCCGCGGCTGCTCGCACCCGGTGGGCTGTTCGTCTTCGCCCAGCCCACCCGGAGCAACCTGCAACGCCATCCGCACCCGTCCGCGCGCTTCCTCCTGGACGACGGCGAGCTGCCCACCCTGCTCCAGGGGCTCCAATCCCTCTCACTCACCGAGGGCTGGACGGACGCCGGCCGTCACGAGGCGCGCGTTCTGGCACGGCGCCCCGTCAATGACAGTCAGGGCTGA
- a CDS encoding isocitrate lyase/PEP mutase family protein has product MTSRPDTAASFRALHQGPELLLLPNAWDAGSARLFESLGAPAIATTSAGVAWALGFPDGNALPVDVLVATVRAIASVIRVPLTVDAEGGYSDDPATAGENVARLLSEGAVGCNLEDGNGPPELLAAKIERVKQAGARLGVDVFVNARTDVYLRKLVPPERRVEETLARAARYQQAGADGLFVAGIADAADIQAITRGTPLPVNVLARPDLPAPAELRRMGVKRLSAGSAIAESIFGRAGALASTFLREGHSASLFEAAASYPSLNGLMSRK; this is encoded by the coding sequence ATGACCTCCCGTCCAGACACCGCCGCTTCCTTCCGCGCGCTGCACCAGGGACCTGAACTGCTGCTCCTGCCGAATGCCTGGGACGCCGGCAGCGCCCGCCTCTTCGAGAGCCTGGGCGCCCCCGCCATCGCCACGACCAGCGCGGGCGTCGCCTGGGCCCTGGGCTTCCCGGACGGCAACGCGCTGCCCGTGGACGTGCTCGTCGCCACGGTGCGCGCCATCGCCAGCGTCATCCGCGTGCCCCTCACCGTGGACGCCGAAGGGGGCTACTCCGATGACCCGGCCACCGCCGGTGAGAACGTGGCCCGCCTCCTGTCCGAGGGCGCCGTGGGCTGCAACCTGGAGGACGGCAACGGGCCTCCGGAGCTGCTCGCCGCGAAGATTGAGCGCGTGAAGCAGGCCGGCGCGCGCCTGGGTGTCGACGTCTTCGTCAACGCGCGCACGGACGTCTACCTGCGCAAGCTCGTGCCGCCCGAGCGCCGCGTGGAGGAGACGCTGGCCCGTGCCGCCCGCTACCAGCAGGCCGGCGCGGATGGCCTCTTCGTCGCGGGCATCGCGGACGCGGCGGACATCCAGGCCATCACCCGGGGCACCCCGCTGCCCGTGAACGTGCTCGCGCGGCCGGACCTGCCCGCTCCGGCGGAGCTGCGGCGGATGGGCGTGAAGCGCCTCAGCGCCGGCTCCGCCATCGCGGAGTCCATCTTCGGTCGGGCGGGAGCGCTCGCCTCCACGTTCCTCCGCGAGGGACACTCCGCGAGCCTGTTCGAAGCCGCCGCCAGCTATCCGTCCCTCAACGGGCTGATGAGCCGGAAGTAG
- the ogt gene encoding methylated-DNA--[protein]-cysteine S-methyltransferase has product MPDRLRFFIDSTPTPTGVALLVCDEDGRLRALDWEGYEARMHRLLRLHYGEGGCVLEPARDPSGRTSALQAYLRGDLSAIASLPVETAGTPFQREVWRALREIPAGTTTTYGRLAERIGRPKAIRAVGMANGANPVGIVVPCHRVIGSNASLTGYAGGLERKRWLLNHEQTHA; this is encoded by the coding sequence ATGCCTGACCGCCTGCGCTTCTTCATTGATTCCACGCCCACCCCCACCGGCGTGGCGCTCCTTGTCTGTGATGAGGATGGCCGCCTGCGCGCGCTGGACTGGGAGGGCTACGAGGCCCGCATGCACCGGCTGCTGCGCCTGCACTACGGCGAGGGCGGCTGCGTCCTGGAGCCCGCACGCGATCCGTCCGGACGGACCTCCGCGCTCCAGGCCTATCTGCGCGGAGACCTGTCCGCCATCGCCTCGCTCCCCGTGGAGACCGCCGGAACGCCCTTCCAGCGCGAGGTCTGGCGTGCCCTCCGGGAGATTCCGGCGGGCACGACCACCACCTATGGCCGGCTCGCGGAACGCATCGGGCGCCCCAAGGCCATTCGCGCCGTGGGCATGGCCAACGGCGCCAATCCCGTGGGCATCGTCGTCCCCTGCCACCGCGTCATTGGCTCCAATGCCTCACTCACCGGCTATGCCGGAGGGCTGGAACGCAAACGCTGGCTGCTGAATCATGAGCAGACCCACGCCTGA
- a CDS encoding AlkA N-terminal domain-containing protein produces the protein MNGLDPAACYRALTTRDSRFDGRFFTAVKTTRIYCRPICPARAPRFENCTFYPTAAAAQEAGFRPCLRCRPETSPSLAPWRGTSVTVSRALALIADGLLDAEDASVDVLAGRLGVGDRQLRRLFQQHLGASPVAVAQTRRVLFARQLIHESSLSMAEVALASGFGSVRRFNAVFHSLYGRPPGVMRRARTAPVASAVPVVTLLIPYRPPYDWDALVAWLAARALTGLEHVEPGRYLRAFTNAWGQGSVEVSPAPGLDGLRATLRVSDVRMLPSVVAQVRRVFDVGADVEAIRAHLSADALLAPLLAARPGLRAPGGWDGFELAVRAILGQQVTTAAARQLGQRLLDTQGESLDPALTGDARLLRAFPRPEALASADLTGMGMPAARARALSQLAAAAVADPTLFQPGPSLADTVARFTRLPGIGEWTAQYIALRAVRETDAFPASDVALLRAATEPGGPRPTPEALLRRAEAWSPWRAYAAQHLWTSVALQGREPRRAPPAPARTRARSSRTDAPPSTAPSRRNAHA, from the coding sequence ATGAACGGCCTGGACCCCGCCGCCTGCTACCGCGCCCTGACGACGCGGGACTCCCGCTTCGACGGGCGGTTCTTCACCGCCGTGAAGACGACGCGCATCTACTGCCGCCCCATCTGCCCGGCCCGCGCGCCCCGCTTCGAGAACTGCACCTTCTACCCCACCGCCGCCGCCGCCCAGGAGGCCGGCTTCCGGCCGTGCCTCCGCTGCCGACCGGAGACCTCCCCTTCCCTGGCGCCCTGGCGCGGCACCTCCGTCACCGTCTCGCGCGCCCTGGCCCTCATCGCGGACGGCCTGCTCGACGCCGAGGACGCCAGCGTGGACGTCCTGGCGGGCCGGCTCGGCGTCGGGGACCGGCAACTGCGGCGGCTGTTCCAGCAGCACCTGGGCGCCTCCCCGGTCGCGGTGGCCCAGACGCGCCGCGTGCTCTTCGCGCGCCAGCTCATCCACGAATCCTCCCTGTCCATGGCCGAGGTCGCCCTCGCGTCCGGCTTCGGCAGCGTGCGGCGCTTCAACGCCGTCTTCCATTCGCTCTACGGCCGTCCTCCGGGCGTCATGCGCCGGGCCCGGACGGCTCCCGTGGCGTCCGCCGTCCCCGTGGTGACGCTCCTCATCCCGTACCGCCCCCCCTACGACTGGGACGCGCTGGTGGCCTGGCTGGCGGCCCGCGCGCTCACCGGCCTGGAGCACGTCGAGCCGGGCCGCTATTTGCGTGCCTTCACCAATGCGTGGGGCCAGGGCTCTGTGGAAGTGTCCCCCGCTCCGGGGCTCGACGGCCTGCGGGCCACGCTGCGCGTCAGTGACGTGCGGATGCTGCCCTCCGTCGTCGCCCAGGTCCGGCGCGTCTTCGACGTGGGCGCGGACGTGGAGGCCATCCGCGCGCACCTGTCGGCGGATGCCCTGCTCGCGCCCCTGCTCGCCGCTCGGCCCGGCCTTCGCGCTCCGGGCGGCTGGGACGGCTTCGAGCTGGCGGTCCGCGCCATCCTGGGCCAGCAGGTGACGACCGCCGCCGCGCGGCAGCTGGGGCAGCGGCTCCTGGACACGCAGGGGGAAAGCCTGGACCCGGCGCTCACCGGCGATGCCCGCCTCCTGCGCGCCTTCCCCCGTCCCGAAGCCCTCGCCTCCGCGGACCTCACCGGCATGGGCATGCCGGCCGCTCGGGCCCGGGCGCTCTCCCAGCTCGCCGCGGCGGCCGTGGCGGACCCCACGCTGTTCCAGCCCGGCCCGTCGCTCGCGGACACCGTGGCCCGCTTCACGCGCCTGCCCGGAATCGGCGAGTGGACCGCCCAGTACATCGCCCTCCGCGCCGTGCGCGAAACGGATGCCTTTCCCGCCTCCGACGTGGCCCTGCTTCGCGCCGCCACGGAGCCCGGGGGCCCGCGACCCACGCCCGAAGCGCTCCTGCGACGCGCCGAAGCCTGGAGCCCGTGGCGCGCGTACGCCGCTCAGCACCTCTGGACCTCGGTGGCCCTCCAGGGCCGCGAGCCCAGGCGGGCCCCGCCTGCTCCGGCCAGAACCCGGGCACGCTCCTCACGCACCGACGCGCCCCCCTCCACCGCGCCTTCCCGCCGGAACGCCCATGCCTGA
- a CDS encoding YHYH domain-containing protein gives MRRVRKVALGLGIVAGLVCSHLAWAHPGRTNSSGCHNERATGGYHCHGGGGGGSRGWSAPPVAETPTRLQVIAIPRARVWINGAFVGMSPTPAVRVDGTKVRVLLEHAALGRHETTATLDPGGTTALTLRW, from the coding sequence ATGAGACGCGTCAGGAAGGTGGCGCTGGGGCTGGGTATCGTCGCGGGGCTGGTGTGCTCGCACCTCGCGTGGGCGCATCCCGGAAGGACCAACAGCTCCGGCTGTCACAACGAACGGGCCACGGGTGGCTATCACTGTCACGGTGGCGGCGGCGGTGGTTCAAGAGGATGGAGCGCGCCTCCCGTGGCGGAAACGCCCACGCGCCTCCAGGTCATCGCCATTCCGCGCGCCCGCGTGTGGATCAATGGCGCGTTCGTGGGCATGTCCCCGACGCCCGCGGTCCGCGTCGACGGAACGAAGGTCCGGGTCCTGCTGGAGCACGCCGCGCTGGGCCGTCACGAAACGACCGCGACGCTTGACCCTGGGGGGACGACCGCCCTGACGCTGAGGTGGTAG